The sequence GGAACTGGAGGTCAACGACGCCCTCGAAGCCGACGGCGTCGACGTGGTCGAGACCGACCTCGGCGAGTGGGTCGTCCAGCTCGCCGACGAATCCCCGTCACATCTCATCGCACCCGCCATCCACCGGTCCCGCGAGAGCATCGCCGAACTGTTCCAAGAGGTGTTCGACCCCGAGGACCCGCCGAAGACGGCGAGCGAACTCACCATGTTCGCCCGCGAGAAACTGGGCGCGCGCATCCGCGACGCCGACATCGGCATGACCGGCGCCAACTTCATCACCGCCGACAGCGGGACGATGGCACTCGTCACCAGCGAGGGCAACGCCCGGAAGTGTGCGGTCACGCCCGACACCCACGTCGCAGTCGCCGGCGTCGAGAAGATTATCCCCTCGACCGACGACCTCTCGCCGTTCCTCGAACTCCTCGCACGCTCTGGGACGGGGCAGGACCTCACCGCCTACGTCTCCATGCTCACCCCGCCCGTCGACTCTCCCTCCATCGACTTCGACGACGACGAGACGCCCCTCTCGGAGCTCGACTCGGACCGCGAGTTCCACCTTGTCCTCGTCGACAACGGTCGGATGGCGATGCGCGAGGACGACCAACTCCGCGAGACGCTCTACTGCATCCGGTGTGGTCAGTGTTCGAACTCCTGTGCCAACTTCCAGCACATCGGCGGCCACGGCTTCGGCGGCGAGACCTACTCTGGCGGCATCGGCACCGGATGGGAAGCGGGCATCGAGGGCCTCGACACCGCCGCCGAGTTCAACGACTTCTGTACCGGCTGTTCGCGCTGTGTGAACGGCTGCCCGACCAAAATCGACATCCCGTGGATAAACACGGTCGTCCGCGACCGAATCAACCGCGGCGAGGAACCCGACGGCGTCGACCACCTCGTCGAGGGACTGACGCCCGACGAGGAACCCGGTGGTCTCGACCTCGGCAAGCGCCTGTTCGGTAACTTCGAGACGCTCGCGAAACTCGGGAGTGCGACCGCGCCGGTCTCCAACTGGCTCGCCGACGCCGCACCCGCCCGGTGGGCGCTCGAACGCGTCGCGGGCGTCGACGCGCGCCGCGACCTCCCCGAGTTCCAGCGCGAGACGCTCGTCGAGTGGTTCGAGAACCGCGTCGCCACCGTCTCCGACCCGACCCGAGAGGTCGTGCTCTACCCCGACGTGTACACCAACCACGTGCAGGTCGAACGCGGGAAAGCCGCCGTCCGGGTGCTCGAAGCTCTCGGCGTCTCGGTCCGGATTCCGTCGGTCCGGTCGAGCGGTCGCGCGCCCCTCTCACAGGGGATGATCGCCACTGCCGAAGACCACGCCCACGACGTCTACGGCAGCCTCGCCGAACACCTCGACGCCGGGCGCGACGTGGTCGTCATCGAACCCTCCGACATCGCCATGTTCGAGAACGAGTACGAGCGGTTCCTCTCCGAGAGGTCCGCCGAGCGCCTGCGCGACAATTCCTACGAGATCATGGAGTACGTCTACGGCCTGTTGGAGAACGGCGCCGACGCCGGCGCGCTCCGCGGTGGCTCGGGCGAGGAAGTCGCGTACCACGCCCATTGCCAGCAGCGCACGCTCGGCCTCGAAGCCCACACCGTCGCGGTGCTCGAAGACCTCGACTACGACGTCATCACCTCCGACGTGGAGTGCTGTGGCATGGCCGGGTCGTTCGGTTACAAGGACACCTACTACGAACTGAGCATGGACGTGGGCGACGACCTCGCCGAGCAGTTCTCGACGCCGGAAGCCCGTGACCGGACGGTCGTCGCCAGCGGTACCTCCTGTCTGGAGCAACTCGACGCCCTGCTCTCGCGGCCCACGACGCACCCGGTGGAACTCGTCGCGCCGTAAGCGGTCGCATCCGTCGTGCCGTCAGACTCCGATTTCCCCCTGCGTGCGGCAACCTCGCCTCCCCCACGACGAGTCTCGCCGCACGCCACGATTCGGCCGAGGGTACAAATTGTCAGTCCGTAACGCGACGACAACCCCTGTCGTCTCCGCTCGGTCGCTTCAGACCGTCGTCTTGTGCGTCGACTCGTCGCGATACCGCTCGAATATCGACTCGGCGGCCGTCCGTAGCTCCGGGTCCGTCGACACCGCGAGCGCGTGCGGTTGGCCGTCCTTCGAGGCGCCGAACGCCGCGGTGTCGTCCATGACGCCCACGAAAAACGAGATTGGCTTCGGATGGACGTAGATATCGACCGAATCCGACTCGATGGTGGTCTCGTGGCCCTCGCGGTAGTCGATCCGTTCACTCGCCCGTTCGCTCGCTCGTTCGGAGATGACCGTCTCCACGTCGAACTCCTCACCGCGCCGAATCCGAGAGGCCAGTTGGTCGATGCTCTCCTGTTGGACCGCCGGGGCCACCTCCCGGATGTACGTCGACTCCGCCCGGAGCGAGAGCACGCGGTCGAGGATGCTGAATGGGTCCGCACTCGATGCGACGAGGAGCTCGGCGCCAGACAGCGCGTCGATGGGCAGGTCACGGAAGACGGGCGGGCCGTTCCGAAGGAGCGTCTCGAACTCGACTGCCGCCGCCGTCCGGTCGAGCGCGTCATCGAACCGCGTCGCGATACCTGCGCCGAAGGGCGTGAGTCGGAGTTCGCGGTCGGCCTGTCGGAGGTAGCCCCGCTCTTCGAGGGAGTTGACGACGCGGACGACCGTCCGGTGTGACGCGTCGAGTCGTGACTCCAGCGCCGAGCGGTCGACGGGTTCGTCGTCTGCGACGATACCGAGCGCCTCGGCTCGGTTGTCGGACTGTGTGAGATATCGGAGTTCCGCGACGGCGTCTTCCATACGCGCTACTCGTCCGTCGCTAACTTAAACAGATACGAACGGCCGGGCCGGGTGTGTCGCGTCGCCCCCTTCCGCGAACTATTAAGACCCGCGGCGAACAGGTGGTTCGTATGGACGGTACGCCACAGGAGATTACGACGCTCGTCGGGCGCGAGGTGTATTCGAACAACGGGGTCTTCGTCGGCGAAGTCGAGGACGTTCGTCTCGACCTGAGTCAGCAGACGGTCACCGGGCTCGCGCTCGGCGAACTGAGTCAGGAACTGTTCGCCGGGCGCATCGAGTCCGGCAAGGGCGTGATGATTCCGTACCGGTGGGTTCGTGCCGTCGGCGACGTGATTCTCATCAACGACGTGGTCGAACGACTCGAAGACGACGGCGAGGACGAGGAAGTCATCGCTTAACTGCCGTTTCCGGACTCTGACGCGCTCTCGACACCCATCGCGTCGAACAGTTTCTTCCGCACCGCTTCCTCGGCCAGCGAGAGGAGCGTATCGCGGTTGTCCTCGCTCGCCTCGATGCCCGTGAAGAGACCGAGCGGAATCTCGACGCTCCCCTGCGTCGAGTGCCCACCCGTCTCCCCGATACCGCCGTAGGCGTCTTCGAGGACGTTCCCGATATTGATGCGGATGTCCTTCGAACGCGCCGCGAGGTAGATGGTGTCGTCGGCGATGCCGAACACGGCGGTGGTCGTGATGCCCTCTAGGTTGAGGAGGTGTTGGGCGGCCTGGGCGAGGGCGTCCCGGTCACGGATGAAGCCCGCGTTCGAGACGAGGTGACTCCCCTGCACCTGCCGGTTCTGGATGGCCTCGGCGAGGACGTCGAGCGTCTCCGGCGACATCGACGGCGACTCCACCTGCTCCAGCGTGTCGTGGTTGGCGAAGGGGTAGAGATACGCCGCGGCCGTCAGGTCCGCGGGCGTCGTGTCGCGCTTGAAATCCAGTGTCTCGGCGCGAATGCCGTACAGGAGCGCCGTCGCGACGGCTTCGTCCGGCGAGAGGTTGAACTCCTGGATGTACTTCGTGAGAATCGTCGACGTCGAGGAGACGTTGGGGCGGACGTCCATGAAGTCGGCGTCGTAGTCCGACTCCGGTTCGTAGTGGTCGATGAAGACGTCGACGCCGGTTTCGAGGCCGATGTCCCCCGACTTCATGTGGTCGACGAGGGCGACGAGTCCGTAGTCGTCGAGCGACGCCACCTCCGTCAGCGGTAGGAGTTCGATGCCGAGAAGGTTCACGAACGCGCGGTTCTCCTGATGGCCGATATCGCCGTGATAGAGGATGTCCGCGTCGACGTCGTGGGCCTCGGCGATGGCCTGTAGCGCCACCGCGCTGGCGATGGAGTCGGGGTCCGGGTTGTCGTGTGTGAGGATGGCGAGTCCGCCCTCGCCGCCGGTGCGGAGTAGGTCGGCGAGTTGCTGGGCCTTGTATTCGAGTTCGCCCGTCTCCAGGGCTCGAAGCGCCGACTCCGCGATGACCTGCGACGGGTTGATGACGACGTCCGCGCCCGCTTCGGTGAGTTCGTCCTCCGAGACGGGGTCGGACGCACGTACGATGATGAACTGGTCGCCGCCACGCTCTCGAATCGTCGATACCGCCGCCTTGTTCGCCTCCACGTCGGACGCGAGGATGAGAAGCACCTCGCGGTCGGCGACCAGGTCCGCCACCTCGTCGTCGCGGATGTCGGTCTGGCGCGCGTTGAGGTCCTGATCGCGCAGCGCCTCGACCCGGCTCTCGTCTCGGTCGAGGATGAGCACGTTCTTGCCCTCGTCCGCGAGCTCCTCGGCGACAGCGTGCCCGACGCTCCCGCACCCGAGAATCGCGTACGACGACATTGTCGAGACCGTAGCCGCCTTACTCATATGTCCTGAATATTCCTGCCGTCACACTTAACGGCGTCCCTTCGACCCCTCCGCCCCGAAGGGAAACGCCTTTTAGTAGCCCTCCGGTAGCGAAAGGCGAGGGCCGGTAGCTCAGTCAGGTAGAGCGACGGACTCTTAATCCGTCGGTCGGGGGTTCAACTCCCTCCCGGCCCGTAAGAAATCCGCGAGCGACAGCGAGCGGTTTCGAACGACCCGTGGTGGGCGTTGAACGAGAGAACGCCGAGTGGTAACGAGGCGTTCGCGTGGTTCAACTCCCTCCCGGCCCGCTTCTGCGAGGAACGACGGTGACGAGCGGAGCGACGACTCCTTCGACCCAAAACCCACGACGCTGATATGGGATACCCTCGTTAGCGACATACATGGACCGCGGACACCTGACGACTGGACTCGTGTTGCTACTCGTCGTCTTGGCGGGCTGTTCCGGCCCCGGCGGGAACGGTGGCGAGACGGCCACGGCGGCACCCACCGCGACGCCGGCGTCGACACCCGCCTCGACACCGACCGCCACGCAGTCGGCCGAGTCGTACCCCGACGGGTGGTCGGCGTCGGGCGTCGAGGACGCGCAGGCGGCCCGCGACTCGCATTATCGGGCGGTGCTCGCGGGTCCGTCGACGACCGTTGAGTACCAGTCGCGGGTCCTCGAATCGGCGAACGACACGGGCCACGACACCACGCTGGAGATGGCACTCGACACGCAGAACCGGCGGCTCTACGCCGACATCGAGGGCGCCGACGCCCATCGACAGGTGTTTTTCGCCGACGGTCGGCTCTCGCGGTGGGATGTCGCCAACGAGACGGTCGTCTCCGAGTCTGAGACGCAGTTCCACCTCGTCGCGCAGTCGGTCGACCGAGGCGTCCTCGTCTCGCATCTCCTGCTCTACGAACTCGAAGAGAACGGGACGGTTCGTCGAAGCGGCGTCACGGCCCGTCGCTACGAGGTGACCGGCGTCCATCGGAACACGCTCTCGAACGCTTACGGGTCGGCCACGGCCGCCGACGGCCACCTCGTCGTCGGACCGAGCGGCCGACTCATCGAACTCGAGACGACGGTGACGTTCTCCCGGGCGCGGGTCCGCTACCACTACCAGCACTCGAACTTCGGCCAGACGACGGTGCAGACCCCCGACTGGCGGGCGGCGTAAGCGTCAGTCGATGCTGACGACGACTTTTCCTTGGTGCTCGCCGGCGTCGACGTAGCGGTAGGCCTCGCGGGCGTCCTCGAAGTCGAAGACGCGGTCGATGACCGGTTCCAGCTCTGCGACGGCCATCGCGTCGAGCATCCGGTCGAACATCGCGCGACTGCCGACGCCGATGACGCCCTCCACGTCGAGGCCCTTGTGGAGAATCGCGCTGGGGTCGACCTGTCCCGCCTGCCCGGCGAGGACGCCGATGAGGTGGACGTGGCCGCCGAAGCCCGCCGCCGTCAGCGAGCGTTCGAGCGTCCCCGGACCGCCGACTTCGACGACGTGGTCGACGCCGCCCGTTCGCTCCAAGACTGCGTCGCCCCAGTCGGGTGTCTCCTCGTAGTTGAGTGTCTGTGCGGCGCCGAGCTCGCGCGCCCGATCGAGTTTCTCGTCGCTGGAGGAGGTCACGATAGTCTCCGCGCCGTGGAGGGTGGCGAACTGGAGCGCGAAGGTGGAGACGCCGCCGGTGCCGAGTGCGAGCACCGTCTCGCCGGCCCCGAGGTCGCCGTCTTCCGCGAGGGCGCGCCACGCCGTGAGGCCCGCACACGACAGCGTCGCCCCGGCCTCGTAGGAGAGGTAGTCGGGGAGGACGGGCAGACTCTCGGCGGGGAAGGTGGCGTACTCCGCGAGCGCACCGTCGACGTTGCCGCCGGTCGTGCGCTGGATTTTCTCGGTCGTCGCGGGGCCGTCGATCCAGTCGGGGGCGAAGGGGGTCGCGACGCGGTCGCCCGCAGCGAGGCGGTCTACGTCCGCACCGACCTCGACGACTTCGCCGGCACCGTCCGAGAGCGGGACGACGGGGAGCGACATGCCGGGGTAGGCCAGGTCAGCGTTCGCGATGGCGAGGTCGCGGTAGTTGAGCGACGCGGCTCGAAGCCGAATCAGCGCCTCGTCGTCGGCCGGCGTCGGCCGGTCACGCTCGACTTCGACGACGCCCTCGTAGTCACTGTCGGTCTCCTGAACTTCGTAGGCTCGCATTGGCCCATCACGGTGACGGTCGCATTTGAGTGCTGGGGAGGGGTCGGTTCGTGCCGGTTCGCGGACGCGTTCGACGGAGTATTTGCGTGTGTCGTGGTCACGCTTGCCAATTCCGCGCGAATAGAAACTTGCTTTTGCATGGGTTTCTGACGCCAACATACACACACAGATGAGCTATCCGTCTACTCTCCCCGAATGGGTTCCGAGGTGATCAGTGCGTGCGAATCGAACGCGAAGCGGTCCTGATCGTCGTCCTCATCGGCCTCGTCCTCACCCCGATGTGGTATTTCGCGATAGCGAGTGGCGAGCCGACGCCCGGCGTTCAGTTGCAGAGCGACAGCGACACGGAAATCGTGCCCACCGAGACGTTCCTTCCGACGCCGAACGAAGTCAACACCAACGTCTCCGGTGTGGTGACGTGGCTCGCCCTGTTCGTCCTCGTGGCGATGATCGTCTACACGAGGCGATTCACCGAGCGGGTCGGGCGGGCGACCGACGCCCTCAGGCTTGACGGCACCGTCCTGCCGTCGTGGCTGACCTCCGAGCACCGGTCGGTGCTCGCCTACTGGCCGGCCCGCACGCCCTCGGCAGGGTTGGTAACGCTCGCCCTTCTCACGTGGGCCGTCGTCTCCTTCGCCGGCCTGCTCGCGTGGGAGGGTCTCAACTACGCCCGCACGCAGTTCATCGGCGTCTACATGGGATTGATGCTGCTCACGATGGGCGTCTGGATGGCTGTCTACATGACGTGGTTCATGCCGAGTATCACGGTCGCAGAACAACGAGAGCACTAACCAATGACTGACGACGACATTCCAGACGACGCGGTATCGCTCGACGAAACTGACCACGAGATATCGGTGACGACGCGCCGTAACGTCGCCAAGGTCCTCGGCGTGATGGGCGGAGCCGCCGCCATCGGGGCCTTCTCCGTCAACTTCATCACCGGACTGGCCGACGCCGGCCTCGCGAGCGGTGAGGCCGACCTCACCTACGAGAACATCTACGTCGAGGGCACGCACCTCGTCGACCAAGACGGTGAGCGCATCTCCGCCGACCAGATAGAACAGGGCAGCGGCGACACCATCACCGCTCTCCCGGAGAAAGAGGGCGGTGGCGCTCTCGAAAACAAGAAGGCGACGACGCTACTCGCACGCTTCGGCCCCGACGACTTCGAGGAGCCGACCGAACTCGATTGGACGGCCGACGGCTACGTCGCCTACTCCATGGTCTGCACCCACGAGGAGTGTCTGGTGTCGGGCCGCGACGGAGACGACCTCTTCTGCCCGTGTCACGGCACCTCGTACGACCCGCTGCGCGGCGCCGAGGTAGTCGGTGGTCCCGCCCCCGACCCGCTCCCGCAGCTTCCCATCGGCGTCAGTGACGAGGGCAATCTCCTGCTCGCGACCGGTCCCTTCGAGGGCCCAATCGGAGCCTCGCACTAACATGACCGACGAACTCTCTGACGACACGACGGACGTCGAGACGCGCCCCGACGGCGGCGTCGAGCGATACGAGCACAGTCGGCTCTATCGCTGGCTTGACGACCGACTCGACCTCGACGACGACTCGTTCGGGAAGGCGTTCCCCGACGACCGATACGGCTCGTTCCTGCTCGGCGAGGTGGCGCTGTTCTCCTTCGTCATCCTCGCGGCCACGGGGACGTTCCTCGGACTGATGTACACGCCCCACGCCTCCGAAGTCGTCTATCAGGGGCAGGTTGCCCAGTACGCCGGCGAGTCGGTCCCCGGCGCGTTCGCGAGCGTCCTGCGCATTTCCTACGACGTTCGCTTCGGGATGTTCATTCGGATGGCCCACCACTGGGCGGCGTACCTCTTCCTCGCCGCCATCGGCCTGCACATGTTCCGCGTCTTCTTCACCGGCTCGTACCGCAACCCGCGCGAGCCGAACTGGGTCGTCGGAAGCGTCCTCCTCTTGCTGGCGCTCGGCGAGGGGTACTTCGGCTACGCGCTCCCCTACGACGACTTCAGTGAGACGGCAACGACCATCGGATTCCAGATGACGTCTTCGATTCCGGTCGTCGGGACGACGCTGAAGAACCTCATCTTCGGCGGGAACTTCCCCGCGGACGCGACGTACATCCTGCCGAGATTCTTCTTCTATCACGTCTTCCTGCTCCCGGCGATCATGGCGGGCCTCATCGGCCTGCACATGTTCATCCTGCTCCGCCAGAAGCACACGGAGCACGCGGAGAGTTCGCGTGACGCGGACTCGCCCGTCGGCCCCGACCCCGACGACGAGAGCGTCGTCGTCGGCGTGCCGATGTGGCCGAATCAGGCGGCGATGTCCGTCGTCATCTTCCTCTTCACCGCCTCCATCGTGTCGTTCCTCGCGGCACTCTTCCCGGTGCAACGGGTCGCCATCATCGGCCCCGCGTCGCCGCTCACCCAACCGTCGGGCGTCCGCCCCGACTGGTTCTTCATGTGGGTGTTCGGCGCGCTGAACATGACGCCGAATATCTTCGCCGGCTACGGGCGATTCATCGGCGGCGTGCTCTTCCCCGGCATCGTCACCGGCGTGATGGCGATGTGGGCGTTCATCGACCGCCACGACGAGCCGGTTCACTTCACCGCGAACCCGCTCGACCGGCCGATGCCCACCGCCGTCGGCGTCGCTGCCATCTCGATGATTATCGTCCTCTCCATCGCCGGCATGAACACGTTCATCGCCGAGACGCTGGGGGTGAGCGGAGGCGCCATCTACCCCTACCTGCTCGCGATGACGATTCTCGTCCCGCCGTTGCAGGGACTCATCGTCTACGTCGCGCTCAAGCGACGGCAGTCGCGCTTGGAGGACTGAGACCCAGATGCAGCTCTCCCCCCGAGTGTATTTCGCGGTCGACCGACTGACGAAACTCGTGGGTCTGCTCGCGCTGGCTGGCGGTATCGGCGGCGCGTTCGGCTCACTCTCCCCCGTCGTCGCCATCGCCGGCGCTATCGTCGGCGTTGCGACGGTGTTCGTCGAGTCGTCGGGCTAGCCGAGCATCTGTTTCGCTCGCACGCCGAGCAACCAGAGCCCACAGAGGCCGAGGACGACCATCCCGCCGAGGCCGGTGAGTCCCGAGAGGAAAAAGAGGGTTCCACTCGTCGTCGGCGCGGTCCCGCGGAGGCCCAACCCGACTGCGGCCACGAGGAAGGAGCCAGCCCACAGGGCCGCGCCGGCCGTCGCCACGCGGGCGAGACGCGGATGGACGAAGCGGTCGAAAAACGACGCCATACCCGTCTATTCTCGCCACCTCTCAACACCGTTGCGATTCGGGTCGACAGGATTTACCGACGGACAGCGACAGTATTAGGAATCAGCGACAGCTACCTCGGCCTGTGTCTTCCGACGAGTCGTCCCCGGAATCGACTGCCGACGCGACGCCCGTGACCGTCACCGTCTACACGCGCGAGGAGTGTCACCTCTGTCACGAGGCCATCGAGACCATCGAGCGCGTCGCCGACTCGGTGGCGCGCCCGGTGTCGATAGAGACGGTCGACGTCGACACCGACCCCGACCTCCAAGACGAGTACGGCGAGCGCGTACCGTACGTCCTCGTCGCCGACCGCCCCGCGTTCAAGTACCGCGTCGACGCCGACGAGTTTCGCGCGACGCTCGCCGAGCGATAGGACTGCGCTGATGTCGATTCCGAAATGGATTCAAAGGTACTACACGGAGATACGGGTACATGGTTCAGAACGGCACGAAGCGGTCGACCGGCGCACGCAGTCGTCGGGGCTTTCTGCGGACTGTCGGCGGCGTGACTGTGGGTGCCCTCGCCGCCACGCCCGCCACGGCCCAGAGCGGCGGCGGGACGACGCATACGATTTCGATGCTGACCGAGGGTGGCTCTTACTACTTCGACCCTATCGGCCTGCACGTCGAACCCGGCGACACCGTCGAGTGGGTCAACGAGAGCGGCCAGCACTCGGCCACGTCCTACACGTCGGACAACCCCCGCTACGACGGTGACCGTCGCATCCCGTCCGGAGCGGAATCGTGGAATAGCGGCGTCTTCGAGGAGTCGGGGGCGACCTTCTCCTACACGTTCGAGGAGACGGGCACGTACGACTACTACTGCATTCCCCACCGGACGCTCGGCATGGTCGGCCGCATCGTCTGTGGCTCTCCCGGCGGGCCTGCCGCGGAGAACGAGTTCCCCGAATCGGACTCGCCGCAAGGCACTATGCCGTCCTCGGAGACCATCGTCGAGGAGGGCAGCCTCGAGTGGCCGTACGTTCCGACGACCGACCACGGCGGCCCGCCGCTCCTGTTCTGGGGTGGCGTCGGCGCCCTCGGCGCCACGAGCGCCTACCTGTTCACGGTGTACGACCGCGCGTCCGGTCGCTACTCCACGCCCGACCTGCCCGGCAACGAGTAATCCTGTCGGCTACGTCGATACGGACAGTCGGCATCTCGAACGCCGACCTGCTCGACTCGGCCACACCGACAGCACGAGCCGCTGACACACCCGAACTCGGTACGTTCTTGTAACTGTATGCACAATTGTGGTCGTGGCTTCCGACGCTCCGCTGTCGATACTGCACGTCGACGACGACGGCTCTTTCGGTGAGTTGGTACAGATATATCTCGAACGGGCGACCGAATTCGACTGTACGGTTCGGTCGGTCACTTCGCCGGACGACGCCCTTGACGTGATTCGGAGCGACGGCGACGACATCGACTGTGTCGTCAGCGACTACCGCATGCCCGGCACCAACGGCATCGAACTCCTGCGTGCCGTCCGTGAGACACACCCCGAACTCCCCTTCCTGCTCTTTTCGGGCGAGGAGACGGACGACGTAGCTGCCGAAATCGTCCGCGCGGGCGTGACAGACTACCTCCAGAAGGGATACGGGACCGACCAGTACACGACCCTCGTGCGACGTGTAGAACACGCCGTCGGGTCGGAAGGCTGCTTCGACGCGGACGGGTCGCTAGAACTCGACGCCGTGGGTATCGTCGGCCCGGACGACCGGTTCGACCACGTCGACGCCGGCTACGCCAGCCTCTACGATTACGACGCCGAGGAGGTAGAGGGCAAACACTGGTCTGCCCTCCACCCCGACGACGAGGTGGCGCACATCCGCACGCACGTGTTGCCCGTGGTGCGGACGGGCGGCAAGTGGACCGGACAGAGCACGGGTCTGCGCGCCGACGGGAGCACCTTCACCGAGTCGAAACTGGTGACGACCCTCGACGACGACCGCCTCCTCATCGCGGTGTCGGCGATATCCTAACTCTGAAAGCGACCCACCCCGATTATTTATAATTCTGCGCCCGAACCCCGAGACGACGTGACTCGCGTACTGCTCGCTCACCCGTCGCCCGAGACGGCGACACGCCTCGCGACCGCACTCGGTGACGCCAACCCGACTACGTCGGTCGTCGTCGCGACGGCCGTCGACGAGGCGGTCGACCAGTCGTCGGACGCCGACTGCGTCGTCGTCGCGTTCGACCCCGTCGACCAGTCCGGCGTCGACCTGCTTCGGGCGCTCCGCACGACCGCCCCCGACGTACCACAGGTCCTCGCCCCCGGCGCCGACGCCGCCGACGCCGACTCACTCGCCGACCGCATCGCGGCGTCGACGGCCGTTCCGGCGAGTGACCTCCTCGACGGCGTGCCGGGCATCGGCTGTGTCGTCACGCCAGACGGTGACCCCGTTCGAGCGAACGCCCGGTGTCGCGAGGTGCTGGGCGACCCGCCCCACGACGTGACCGACCTCGTTCCGGCCGTGGAGCGCGACCATCTACTCGCCGCGGTGGACGGCGCGGTCGAGGAGGGACAGGTCACGGCACAGATGCCGGCCGCGGCCGACGAGCGACCGCCACACGAGTGGACGCTGACTCGTCTCGACCAAGTCGTCAGCGTCGTCGGCCTCGACGTGTCCGCGCGCGAGGACTTCGCCGCCGAACTCCGGGACACCGAAGCGGCGCTCGCGGCGCTCTACGATACGCTTTCGAACCGCGACCTCTCCTTCGAGGCGCGCTTGGAGCGGATTCTCGAACTCGGCTGTGAGCGCCTCGGCGTCGATTACGGCTTCCTCACGCGAATCAACGGCGACACGCAGCGAATCGTCGCCTCGCGGGGCACGCACCCACTGCTGCAACCGGGCGAAGAGTGCCCGCTCTCGGAAGCCTACTGCCGCAAGGCGATACAGAGCGACGGCCTCCTCGGCATTCACGACGCCATCGCCGCGGGGTGGGAGTCCGACCCCGCGTACAACACCTTCGGCCTCGGCTGTTATCTCGGCGGCAAAATCGTCGCCGACGACCACCTCTACGGCACGCTCTGTTTCGCGGACGACGACCCGCGCGGCATGACGTTCACCGACTCCGAGCGGACGTTCGTCGAACTGCTGACGCGGTGGGTGAGCTACGAACTCGAAGAGCGGATG is a genomic window of Haloplanus vescus containing:
- a CDS encoding glutaredoxin family protein, which codes for MSSDESSPESTADATPVTVTVYTREECHLCHEAIETIERVADSVARPVSIETVDVDTDPDLQDEYGERVPYVLVADRPAFKYRVDADEFRATLAER
- a CDS encoding plastocyanin/azurin family copper-binding protein; amino-acid sequence: MVQNGTKRSTGARSRRGFLRTVGGVTVGALAATPATAQSGGGTTHTISMLTEGGSYYFDPIGLHVEPGDTVEWVNESGQHSATSYTSDNPRYDGDRRIPSGAESWNSGVFEESGATFSYTFEETGTYDYYCIPHRTLGMVGRIVCGSPGGPAAENEFPESDSPQGTMPSSETIVEEGSLEWPYVPTTDHGGPPLLFWGGVGALGATSAYLFTVYDRASGRYSTPDLPGNE
- a CDS encoding sensor histidine kinase, encoding MTRVLLAHPSPETATRLATALGDANPTTSVVVATAVDEAVDQSSDADCVVVAFDPVDQSGVDLLRALRTTAPDVPQVLAPGADAADADSLADRIAASTAVPASDLLDGVPGIGCVVTPDGDPVRANARCREVLGDPPHDVTDLVPAVERDHLLAAVDGAVEEGQVTAQMPAAADERPPHEWTLTRLDQVVSVVGLDVSAREDFAAELRDTEAALAALYDTLSNRDLSFEARLERILELGCERLGVDYGFLTRINGDTQRIVASRGTHPLLQPGEECPLSEAYCRKAIQSDGLLGIHDAIAAGWESDPAYNTFGLGCYLGGKIVADDHLYGTLCFADDDPRGMTFTDSERTFVELLTRWVSYELEERMAREDLERQNDRLAEFASIVSHDIRNPLNVAKGKLQVAQETDDPTHLDEVADALDRMEQLVTGLLDLAKQGSVIESVEEVRLSDVVEDAWANVATDGATLTVDDDGLVEADPGRFLQLLENLIRNSIEHCATPDTLTVHVGVLTNGFYVADTGPGIDPEEREAIFERGHTTGGGSGLGLTIVRAVADAHGWTIDVTNAADGGARFEFSGVERPADPE
- a CDS encoding response regulator, translating into MASDAPLSILHVDDDGSFGELVQIYLERATEFDCTVRSVTSPDDALDVIRSDGDDIDCVVSDYRMPGTNGIELLRAVRETHPELPFLLFSGEETDDVAAEIVRAGVTDYLQKGYGTDQYTTLVRRVEHAVGSEGCFDADGSLELDAVGIVGPDDRFDHVDAGYASLYDYDAEEVEGKHWSALHPDDEVAHIRTHVLPVVRTGGKWTGQSTGLRADGSTFTESKLVTTLDDDRLLIAVSAIS
- a CDS encoding cytochrome b — its product is MTDELSDDTTDVETRPDGGVERYEHSRLYRWLDDRLDLDDDSFGKAFPDDRYGSFLLGEVALFSFVILAATGTFLGLMYTPHASEVVYQGQVAQYAGESVPGAFASVLRISYDVRFGMFIRMAHHWAAYLFLAAIGLHMFRVFFTGSYRNPREPNWVVGSVLLLLALGEGYFGYALPYDDFSETATTIGFQMTSSIPVVGTTLKNLIFGGNFPADATYILPRFFFYHVFLLPAIMAGLIGLHMFILLRQKHTEHAESSRDADSPVGPDPDDESVVVGVPMWPNQAAMSVVIFLFTASIVSFLAALFPVQRVAIIGPASPLTQPSGVRPDWFFMWVFGALNMTPNIFAGYGRFIGGVLFPGIVTGVMAMWAFIDRHDEPVHFTANPLDRPMPTAVGVAAISMIIVLSIAGMNTFIAETLGVSGGAIYPYLLAMTILVPPLQGLIVYVALKRRQSRLED